A section of the Haloferax sp. Atlit-12N genome encodes:
- a CDS encoding glycoside hydrolase family 15 protein, whose amino-acid sequence MGLRRSLDDYKQNEDATDVFPGERRTRRGRFSGSDQRLVHVSPAGSLRDYSYPLSGFGGIVSSRFGVRVGDAVEWFDAFDTGSQTYRAGRSLVETTHRLDGFDVVQRDVTDGLAHTTAFELGDGAPEDIELAGFVEISPEGRDGRVGQLVHDDAVEVYHNREHDYLGTSTEFVECTPQVLERFDEILAAESRSFPEFGASEEYEESRLTGGVGVRVAFEDGETSLVTLLSDIETQSRSDALSAVATRTRRPNSDSAALLATARQAGQYPTVTDRLVATDLSVLELLSAPTGARIAGPDFDPFYQYSGGYGYTWFRDDGEVSTFLLEADESLGFDAAEAHRQSAEFYLRTQLPDGRWPHRVWPMNGRLAPGWANGHIEGTETQYQADQTASVLVFLAEYLSAYRQSLRNVTVEAIESALQSGVDGLDSSLEDDCFPTVCENAWENTNGRFTHTAAKFVQAYSTIAAVTCDATTRERAATRATQVFDALDMAWAPDEGIYALRLDDGDGDLDDRVDSTTFSLVDAHLAYRDIEDIGETRLRRLERHLHTAFSRLWKETGDISGLTRFEDDTWRRRGQESEKVWTVSTGWGAYAAEKSIRLFSSTDEYDPEKWADRLFDEIDLDGSLCLPSGYLPEQFFDTGAPDSATPLGWSHAIRLATHASRVTRGTRTE is encoded by the coding sequence ATGGGACTCCGACGGTCACTCGACGATTACAAGCAGAACGAAGACGCGACCGACGTATTTCCGGGCGAACGGCGCACGCGGCGAGGCAGATTCAGCGGGTCGGACCAACGCCTCGTTCACGTTTCACCAGCCGGGTCGCTCCGAGACTACTCGTACCCACTTTCGGGATTCGGCGGCATCGTGTCCTCACGCTTCGGCGTCCGTGTCGGCGACGCTGTCGAGTGGTTCGATGCGTTCGACACGGGGAGCCAGACGTACCGAGCGGGTCGGTCGCTCGTCGAGACGACGCACCGTCTCGACGGATTCGACGTGGTACAACGCGACGTTACTGACGGGCTCGCCCACACGACGGCGTTTGAGCTTGGCGACGGTGCACCCGAAGATATCGAACTGGCCGGGTTCGTCGAGATCAGCCCGGAGGGGCGAGATGGGCGCGTTGGGCAGCTCGTCCACGACGACGCCGTCGAGGTGTATCACAACCGAGAGCACGACTATCTCGGCACCTCGACTGAGTTCGTGGAGTGTACGCCCCAAGTACTCGAGCGGTTCGACGAGATACTCGCCGCGGAATCGCGGTCGTTTCCGGAGTTCGGTGCGTCCGAAGAGTACGAGGAGAGTCGCCTCACCGGCGGTGTTGGAGTCCGCGTCGCTTTCGAGGATGGTGAGACTAGTCTCGTCACCCTGCTGTCGGACATCGAAACGCAGTCGCGCTCGGATGCGCTCTCTGCGGTCGCGACCCGGACGCGACGACCCAACAGCGATTCAGCCGCGCTCCTCGCGACGGCCCGGCAGGCCGGACAGTACCCCACGGTCACGGATCGGCTCGTCGCGACTGACCTTTCGGTCCTTGAGTTACTCTCCGCACCGACTGGGGCCCGAATTGCGGGACCGGACTTCGATCCGTTCTACCAGTACTCCGGCGGCTATGGTTACACGTGGTTTCGAGACGACGGAGAAGTTTCGACGTTTCTCTTGGAAGCCGACGAATCACTCGGGTTCGACGCAGCCGAAGCACACCGACAGAGCGCCGAGTTCTACTTGCGGACGCAGTTACCTGACGGCCGGTGGCCCCACCGAGTATGGCCGATGAACGGCCGGCTCGCGCCGGGTTGGGCGAACGGCCACATCGAGGGCACGGAAACGCAGTACCAAGCCGACCAGACTGCGAGCGTCCTCGTTTTCCTCGCCGAGTACCTCTCGGCATACCGACAGTCGCTCCGAAACGTCACCGTCGAGGCCATCGAGAGCGCATTACAGTCGGGAGTCGATGGGCTCGACAGCTCGCTGGAAGACGATTGCTTTCCGACGGTATGCGAAAACGCGTGGGAGAATACGAATGGCCGTTTCACGCACACCGCCGCGAAGTTCGTTCAGGCCTACAGTACGATTGCGGCCGTCACGTGCGATGCAACCACCAGAGAGCGCGCAGCTACGCGGGCAACGCAGGTCTTCGACGCGCTCGATATGGCATGGGCCCCCGACGAGGGTATCTACGCGCTCCGATTAGATGACGGGGACGGTGACTTGGACGACCGAGTCGACAGCACTACCTTCTCACTCGTCGACGCCCATCTCGCCTATCGGGACATCGAGGACATCGGCGAAACGCGATTGCGGCGGCTCGAACGCCATCTCCACACCGCGTTCTCCAGGCTCTGGAAAGAGACCGGCGACATCTCCGGACTCACGCGATTCGAGGACGATACGTGGCGGCGGCGGGGGCAGGAAAGCGAGAAGGTTTGGACCGTCTCGACTGGCTGGGGCGCGTACGCGGCCGAGAAGTCGATCCGACTCTTCTCGTCGACCGACGAATACGACCCCGAGAAGTGGGCGGACCGGTTGTTCGACGAAATTGACCTCGATGGCAGTCTGTGCCTTCCATCGGGGTATCTCCCAGAGCAGTTCTTCGACACCGGCGCGCCGGACAGCGCGACGCCGTTGGGTTGGTCCCACGCCATTCGACTGGCAACGCACGCGTCCCGTGTCACTCGAGGTACCCGCACCGAGTAG
- a CDS encoding extracellular solute-binding protein yields the protein MTTNPETSKTTKSVSRRRFITAAGATGATAGLSGCASMFGNGSDTGAQVGESESGGTTVVWGFDATVAQDHADQLRTALHEKGGLSDDIRVEFQPGQPDSGKRRATYNRLLSSQETTPDMFMMDNGWVNIFIQRGQLANLSEVLPESALSTIENEYFGGFTETAIDPASGDLFGVPLYPDYPTMLYRKDLVEEAGYNPTEENWATEPMTWKRWSNIAAEAQDVSGVDYGFTTQWDIYVGTACCTFNEVLSSWGGAYFGGRENLFGPVGERPVTVDSDPVVNSLNMMRKFVHDESFDGKFSDYGGGFTPTNILGWIEDSSLAPFIDGNAVFHRNWPYAINQAASEFGDDLGTMPLPYGVPESEAQFPGTGGSTSALGGWHITVNPNSQKLDAVTQVIQASMREEFQLFLLEIEGWLPPRASLFNSETAAELEPAGDYMDTLRVAGENTMARPVTAVWNNQSSKIAEQANRAVGQEVTSSDAMATLQSSLEETERSN from the coding sequence ATGACAACGAACCCAGAGACGAGCAAGACGACGAAGAGCGTCTCACGACGGCGATTTATCACCGCTGCTGGTGCGACGGGGGCCACAGCGGGCCTCTCCGGCTGTGCGAGTATGTTTGGTAACGGCTCCGACACCGGTGCACAGGTCGGTGAGTCCGAAAGCGGCGGAACGACCGTCGTCTGGGGCTTTGACGCGACTGTTGCACAGGATCACGCGGACCAGCTTCGCACAGCGCTACACGAGAAAGGAGGTCTGTCGGACGACATCCGCGTCGAGTTCCAGCCGGGCCAGCCGGACAGCGGGAAGCGTCGGGCGACGTACAACCGGCTCTTGAGCTCTCAAGAGACGACGCCGGATATGTTCATGATGGACAACGGCTGGGTGAACATCTTCATCCAGCGGGGACAGCTCGCTAACCTCTCGGAGGTTCTCCCCGAGAGCGCGCTTTCCACCATCGAAAACGAGTACTTCGGCGGGTTCACCGAGACGGCCATCGACCCCGCCAGCGGGGACCTGTTCGGTGTTCCGCTGTACCCCGACTACCCGACGATGTTGTACCGGAAAGACCTCGTCGAAGAGGCGGGTTACAACCCGACCGAGGAGAACTGGGCCACCGAGCCGATGACGTGGAAACGGTGGTCGAACATCGCTGCCGAGGCACAGGACGTCTCGGGCGTCGATTACGGCTTTACCACCCAGTGGGACATCTACGTCGGCACCGCCTGTTGTACCTTCAACGAGGTGCTGTCTTCGTGGGGCGGCGCCTACTTCGGTGGTCGTGAGAACCTGTTCGGACCCGTCGGCGAACGCCCCGTCACCGTCGATTCGGACCCGGTGGTCAACTCGTTGAATATGATGCGAAAGTTCGTCCACGACGAGAGCTTCGACGGGAAGTTCAGCGATTACGGCGGTGGCTTCACACCGACGAACATCCTCGGGTGGATCGAAGACAGTTCGCTCGCACCGTTCATCGACGGGAACGCCGTGTTCCACCGCAACTGGCCGTACGCGATTAACCAAGCAGCGTCGGAGTTCGGTGACGACCTCGGGACGATGCCGCTTCCCTACGGTGTCCCCGAAAGCGAGGCGCAGTTCCCCGGAACCGGTGGGTCCACCTCCGCACTCGGTGGCTGGCACATCACTGTCAATCCGAACAGCCAGAAGCTCGACGCTGTCACACAGGTCATCCAAGCGTCGATGCGCGAGGAGTTCCAGCTGTTCCTCCTGGAGATAGAGGGGTGGCTACCGCCGCGGGCGAGCCTGTTTAACTCCGAGACGGCTGCGGAGCTCGAACCGGCCGGCGACTACATGGACACGCTCCGCGTCGCCGGTGAGAACACGATGGCTCGACCGGTTACGGCGGTCTGGAACAACCAATCGAGCAAAATCGCGGAGCAGGCCAATCGCGCGGTCGGACAAGAGGTGACTTCGTCCGACGCGATGGCAACGCTCCAGTCCAGCCTCGAAGAGACTGAGAGAAGCAACTGA